One stretch of Prunus persica cultivar Lovell chromosome G1, Prunus_persica_NCBIv2, whole genome shotgun sequence DNA includes these proteins:
- the LOC18790699 gene encoding patatin-like phospholipase domain-containing protein 2 isoform X2, whose protein sequence is MMMLFNRKPRGASPSSSPVMASFSALFQPQLHPFPNPNLIHRYTIPLRTQTLTTSSVPHSTPNSETNQTSSPSSAPPPQSPEPPSPKKSFAVATGELFLGLASRIIKRPNGGPDGKAASSVAMFESSGKNYLDERIGKVMEDEIEPDVVWEQRVKDVEAEKERRVVTSPGFSFSAAGLLFPYHLGAAQFLIQNGYIKETTPLAGSSAGAIVCAVIASGASMEEALQATKILAEDCRNRGTAFRLGAVLRDVLQKFLPDDAHIRSNGRVRVAVTQLLWRPRGLLVDQFDSKEDLIDAVFTSSFIPGYLAPRPATMFRNRLCIDGGLTLFMPPTSAAQTVRVCAFPASRLGLQGIGISPDCNPDDRATPRQLFNWALEPGEDDVLDRLFELGYQDAAVWAKDNPVGEIVEDDTSLVGSGIDQ, encoded by the exons ATGATGATGCTTTTCAACAGGAAGCCAAGAGGAGCCTCTCCTTCATCTTCTCCAGTCATGGCTTCTTTCTCGGCTCTCTTCCAACCCCAACTCCACCCCTTCCCTAACCCTAATCTCATCCACAGGTACACCATTCCTCTGCGCACCCAAACCCTAACCACCTCCTCCGTCCCTCACTCAACCCCCAACTCCGAGACCAACCAAACTTCCTCCCCCTCCTCGGCCCCGCCTCCTCAATCTCCAGAACCTCCTTCTCCTAAGAAGTCCTTCGCTGTGGCCACGGGCGAGCTCTTCTTGGGTTTGGCGTCTAGGATTATCAAGCGGCCCAATGGAGGCCCAGACGGCAAGGCGGCCTCGTCGGTCGCCATGTTTGAGAGCTCTGGGAAGAATTACTTGGACGAGAGAATTGGCAAGGTGATGGAGGATGAGATTGAGCCAGATGTTGTTTGGGAGCAGCGCGTTAAGGATGTGGAGGCTGAGAAAGAACGGCGTGTGGTTACTAGTCCCGGCTTTAGTTTTTCTGCTGCGGGGCTTCTTTTCCCTTATCATCTAGGCGCTGCTCAGTTCCTTATTCAAAATGGTTATATCAAG GAAACCACACCATTAGCCGGTTCCTCTGCAGGTGCCATTGTCTGTGCTGTGATTGCCTCTGGAGCCAGCATGGAAGAGGCCTTACAAGCTACCAAAATACTGGCTGAAGATTGCCGGAACAGAGGGACTGCATTTCGACTTGGG GCTGTTCTCCGAGATGTTCTTCAAAAGTTTTTGCCCGATGATGCTCATATTAGGTCTAATGGGAGGGTTCGAG TTGCAGTAACACAGCTTCTATGGAGACCGAGGGGTTTATTGGTGGATCAGTTTGACTCTAAGGAGGATCTCATTGATGCAGTTTTTACTTCTTCCTTTATTCCAGG ATATCTTGCACCAAGACCAGCAACGATGTTCCGGAATCGGCTTTGCATTGATGGGGGCTTGACATTATTTATGCCACCAACATCTGCAGCACAGACG GTACGTGTTTGTGCTTTCCCTGCCAGTCGATTAGGATTGCAAGGAATTGGGATCAGTCCAGACTGTAATCCTGATGATAGGGCTACCCCTCGACAG CTTTTCAATTGGGCACTTGAGCCAGGAGAAGATGATGTTCTTGATCGGCTCTTTGAGCTCGGATATCAAGATGCAGCTGTATGGGCTAAGGACAACCCGGTTGGTGAAATAGTTGAAGACGACACTTCCTTGGTTGGTAGTGGCATAGATCAGTAG
- the LOC109946732 gene encoding uncharacterized protein LOC109946732 has protein sequence MDFSSHILHGTDFKKMVPIESYGVKCMSMGLLVAKDASLVWRGPMAEKRINIELVRSCKHRDSEAMQKKKPWEVPATVTELAMELRNKNDAGQGEIEYFFSISFSAKGNTNPTPKV, from the exons ATGGATTTCTCCTCCCATATTTTGCATGGCACAG attttaaaaaaatggttCCAATTGAGAGCTATGGAGTCAAGTGTATGTCGATGGGACTTCTTGTGGCCAAGGATGCCTCACTTGTTTGGAGAGGCCCTATG GCagagaaaagaataaatattGAGCTAGTTCGAAGCTGCAAGCACAGGGATAGCGAGGCAatgcagaagaagaagccatggGAAGTGCCAGCTACTGTAACAGAATTGGCAATGGAGCTCAGAAACAAGAATGATGCAGGGCAAGGAGAAATTGAGtacttcttttcaatttccttttcagcaaaaggaaatacaaaTCCCACACCAAAAGTTTAA
- the LOC18790699 gene encoding patatin-like phospholipase domain-containing protein 2 isoform X1, which yields MMMLFNRKPRGASPSSSPVMASFSALFQPQLHPFPNPNLIHRYTIPLRTQTLTTSSVPHSTPNSETNQTSSPSSAPPPQSPEPPSPKKSFAVATGELFLGLASRIIKRPNGGPDGKAASSVAMFESSGKNYLDERIGKVMEDEIEPDVVWEQRVKDVEAEKERRVVTSPGFSFSAAGLLFPYHLGAAQFLIQNGYIKETTPLAGSSAGAIVCAVIASGASMEEALQATKILAEDCRNRGTAFRLGAVLRDVLQKFLPDDAHIRSNGRVRASFLFPFFSPTVAVTQLLWRPRGLLVDQFDSKEDLIDAVFTSSFIPGYLAPRPATMFRNRLCIDGGLTLFMPPTSAAQTVRVCAFPASRLGLQGIGISPDCNPDDRATPRQLFNWALEPGEDDVLDRLFELGYQDAAVWAKDNPVGEIVEDDTSLVGSGIDQ from the exons ATGATGATGCTTTTCAACAGGAAGCCAAGAGGAGCCTCTCCTTCATCTTCTCCAGTCATGGCTTCTTTCTCGGCTCTCTTCCAACCCCAACTCCACCCCTTCCCTAACCCTAATCTCATCCACAGGTACACCATTCCTCTGCGCACCCAAACCCTAACCACCTCCTCCGTCCCTCACTCAACCCCCAACTCCGAGACCAACCAAACTTCCTCCCCCTCCTCGGCCCCGCCTCCTCAATCTCCAGAACCTCCTTCTCCTAAGAAGTCCTTCGCTGTGGCCACGGGCGAGCTCTTCTTGGGTTTGGCGTCTAGGATTATCAAGCGGCCCAATGGAGGCCCAGACGGCAAGGCGGCCTCGTCGGTCGCCATGTTTGAGAGCTCTGGGAAGAATTACTTGGACGAGAGAATTGGCAAGGTGATGGAGGATGAGATTGAGCCAGATGTTGTTTGGGAGCAGCGCGTTAAGGATGTGGAGGCTGAGAAAGAACGGCGTGTGGTTACTAGTCCCGGCTTTAGTTTTTCTGCTGCGGGGCTTCTTTTCCCTTATCATCTAGGCGCTGCTCAGTTCCTTATTCAAAATGGTTATATCAAG GAAACCACACCATTAGCCGGTTCCTCTGCAGGTGCCATTGTCTGTGCTGTGATTGCCTCTGGAGCCAGCATGGAAGAGGCCTTACAAGCTACCAAAATACTGGCTGAAGATTGCCGGAACAGAGGGACTGCATTTCGACTTGGG GCTGTTCTCCGAGATGTTCTTCAAAAGTTTTTGCCCGATGATGCTCATATTAGGTCTAATGGGAGGGTTCGAG cttcttttttatttccctttttttccccCACAGTTGCAGTAACACAGCTTCTATGGAGACCGAGGGGTTTATTGGTGGATCAGTTTGACTCTAAGGAGGATCTCATTGATGCAGTTTTTACTTCTTCCTTTATTCCAGG ATATCTTGCACCAAGACCAGCAACGATGTTCCGGAATCGGCTTTGCATTGATGGGGGCTTGACATTATTTATGCCACCAACATCTGCAGCACAGACG GTACGTGTTTGTGCTTTCCCTGCCAGTCGATTAGGATTGCAAGGAATTGGGATCAGTCCAGACTGTAATCCTGATGATAGGGCTACCCCTCGACAG CTTTTCAATTGGGCACTTGAGCCAGGAGAAGATGATGTTCTTGATCGGCTCTTTGAGCTCGGATATCAAGATGCAGCTGTATGGGCTAAGGACAACCCGGTTGGTGAAATAGTTGAAGACGACACTTCCTTGGTTGGTAGTGGCATAGATCAGTAG
- the LOC18790699 gene encoding uncharacterized protein LOC18790699 isoform X3, with translation MMMLFNRKPRGASPSSSPVMASFSALFQPQLHPFPNPNLIHRYTIPLRTQTLTTSSVPHSTPNSETNQTSSPSSAPPPQSPEPPSPKKSFAVATGELFLGLASRIIKRPNGGPDGKAASSVAMFESSGKNYLDERIGKVMEDEIEPDVVWEQRVKDVEAEKERRVVTSPGFSFSAAGLLFPYHLGAAQFLIQNGYIKETTPLAGSSAGAIVCAVIASGASMEEALQATKILAEDCRNRGTAFRLGAVLRDVLQKFLPDDAHIRSNGRVRASFLFPFFSPTVAVTQLLWRPRGLLVDQFDSKEDLIDAVFTSSFIPGTDILHQDQQRCSGIGFALMGA, from the exons ATGATGATGCTTTTCAACAGGAAGCCAAGAGGAGCCTCTCCTTCATCTTCTCCAGTCATGGCTTCTTTCTCGGCTCTCTTCCAACCCCAACTCCACCCCTTCCCTAACCCTAATCTCATCCACAGGTACACCATTCCTCTGCGCACCCAAACCCTAACCACCTCCTCCGTCCCTCACTCAACCCCCAACTCCGAGACCAACCAAACTTCCTCCCCCTCCTCGGCCCCGCCTCCTCAATCTCCAGAACCTCCTTCTCCTAAGAAGTCCTTCGCTGTGGCCACGGGCGAGCTCTTCTTGGGTTTGGCGTCTAGGATTATCAAGCGGCCCAATGGAGGCCCAGACGGCAAGGCGGCCTCGTCGGTCGCCATGTTTGAGAGCTCTGGGAAGAATTACTTGGACGAGAGAATTGGCAAGGTGATGGAGGATGAGATTGAGCCAGATGTTGTTTGGGAGCAGCGCGTTAAGGATGTGGAGGCTGAGAAAGAACGGCGTGTGGTTACTAGTCCCGGCTTTAGTTTTTCTGCTGCGGGGCTTCTTTTCCCTTATCATCTAGGCGCTGCTCAGTTCCTTATTCAAAATGGTTATATCAAG GAAACCACACCATTAGCCGGTTCCTCTGCAGGTGCCATTGTCTGTGCTGTGATTGCCTCTGGAGCCAGCATGGAAGAGGCCTTACAAGCTACCAAAATACTGGCTGAAGATTGCCGGAACAGAGGGACTGCATTTCGACTTGGG GCTGTTCTCCGAGATGTTCTTCAAAAGTTTTTGCCCGATGATGCTCATATTAGGTCTAATGGGAGGGTTCGAG cttcttttttatttccctttttttccccCACAGTTGCAGTAACACAGCTTCTATGGAGACCGAGGGGTTTATTGGTGGATCAGTTTGACTCTAAGGAGGATCTCATTGATGCAGTTTTTACTTCTTCCTTTATTCCAGG TACAGATATCTTGCACCAAGACCAGCAACGATGTTCCGGAATCGGCTTTGCATTGATGGGGGCTTGA
- the LOC109947696 gene encoding uncharacterized protein LOC109947696, protein MAVGLLDLLSQGRRRGSQVDRGPNVDKYRHSRGKNFLEDYFIPNYVYSNVDFHGRYRMQPHLFNKVMHNVCNYDAYLIQKCDAAGVLGLFSKQKLTTVIRMLAYGSSADQVDEIARMRKSITLESLARFCDAIETLYTRDYLCKPTLRDLQRLLQKAEARGFQT, encoded by the coding sequence ATGGCAGTGGGTTTGCTTGATCTACTAAGCCAAGGCCGCCGCCGTGGTTCACAAGTCGATCGTGGCCCTAACGTGGACAAATATaggcattctcggggtaagaattttttggaagattaCTTTATTCCAAATTATGTGTACTCTAATGTTGATTTTCATGGgcgatatagaatgcaaccccatttgttcaataaagtcatgcataaTGTTTGCAATTACGATGCATACTTAATTCAGAAGTGTGATgctgctggggttttggggcttttTTCGAAGCAAAAGCTTACAACTGTGATACGAATGCTGGCGTATGgttcatctgctgatcaggtggatgagattgctagGATGAGGAAGTCCATCACTCTAGAGAGCTTGGCCAGATTCTGTGATGCAATCGAAACTCTCTACACCAGAGACTACCTCTGCAAACCTACGCTTAGGGACCTCCAAAGACTTCTACAGaaagccgaagctcgaggTTTTCAGACATGA
- the LOC18793825 gene encoding vacuolar protein sorting-associated protein 52 A — protein sequence MAHVATNKEGHSYDENNDVQKMVFDLGAFVGDLTVEEDASSDDVSLEGLQQELEECKNDDVVANILSKGTKLREYTKGVENNIRQVELDSIQDYIKESDNLVSLHDQIRDCDSILSQMETLLSGFQAEIGSISSDIKILQEKSMDMGLKLKNRKMTESKLAKFVEDIIVPPKMVDIIVDGEVNDEYMRTLEILSKKLKFVEVDLMVKTSKALKDVQPELEKLRQKAVSKVFDFVVQKLYALRKPKTNIQILQQNVLLKYKYVVSFLKEHGKEIYIEVRGAYIDTMNKVLSAHFRAYIQALEKLQLDIATSSDLIGVETRNTSLFSRGREPLKNRSAVFALGERRKILKEIEEPALIPHIAEASSMKYPYEVLFRSLHKLLMDTATSEYHFCDDFFGEESIFYDIFAGPFSVIDEHFNSILPNCYDAIGVMLMIRIIHQHQLIMSRRRIPCLDSYLDKVNIALWPRFKMVFDLHLNSLRTANVKTLWEDDVHPHYVMRRYAEFTASLIHLNVEYGDGQLELNLERLRMAIDDLLIKLAKSFPRPKLQTVFLINNYDMTIAVLKEADPEGGKIQMHFEELLKSNTALFVEELLLEHFSDLIKFVKTRASEDPSASSEKPITVAEVEPLVKDFGSRWKAAIELMHKDVITSFSNFLCGMEILRAALTQLLLYYTRLSDSIKRIVGGSALNKDLVSISSIMYEIRKYSRTF from the exons ATGGCTCATGTTGCAACCAATAAAGAG GGTCACTCTTATGATGAGAATAATGATGTTCAGAAAATGGTTTTTGATTTGGGTGCGTTTGTTGGGGACTTGACTGTTGAGGAGGATGCAAGCAG TGATGATGTATCGTTAGAAGGACTACAACAAGAACTGGAAGAATGTAAAAATGATGAT GTAGTTGCGAACATATTGTCTAAAGGTACGAAACTTCGGGAGTATACAAAGGGGGTTGAGAACAACATACGGCAAGTTGAATTGGACTCGATTCAG GATTATATTAAAGAAAGTGATAATCTAGTTTCTCTTCATGATCAAATTCGTGATTGTGACAGCATCTTGTCACAGATGGAAACTCTTCTCAGTGGATTTCAG GCAGAGATTGGTTCAATAAGTTCAGACATCAAAATTCTCCAGGAGAAGTCTATGGATATGGGTTTGAAGCTGAAGAATCGCAAG ATGACAGAGTCAAAATTGGCAAAGTTTGTTGAAGACATTATAGTCCCTCCAAAGATGGTAGACATAATTGTCGATGGCGAG GTGAATGATGAATATATGAGAACTTTAGAGATTCTTAGTAAGAAGCTCAAGTTCGTAGAAGTGGATCTTATGGTTAAAACTTCAAAAGCTCTAAAAGATGTTCAGCCCGAGCTTGAAAAACTTAGACAGAAAGCAGTTTCCAAG GTGTTTGACTTCGTTGTTCAGAAGCTTTATGCGTtgagaaaaccaaaaacaaatatcCAGATCCTTCAACAGAATGTTCTTTTGAAGTACAA GTATGTTGTTTCCTTCCTGAAGGAACATGGCAAGGAGATATATATTGAGGTTCGTGGAGCATACATTGACACAATGAACAAG GTCCTAAGTGCACATTTCCGCGCTTATATTCAGGCACTTGAGAAACTACAGTTGGATATTGCAACGTCTAGTGATTTAATTGGTGTTGAGACAAGAAACACTAGTCTCTTTTCAAGAGGAAGGGAACCACTGAAGAACCGGTCTGCTGTCTTTGCTCTTGGAGAGAGGAGAAAAATTTTAAAG gAAATTGAGGAACCTGCATTGATTCCACATATAGCTGAAGCAAGCTCCATGAAGTATCCGTATGAGGTCCTCTTCAGGAGCTTGCACAAGCTGCTTATGGATACTGCTACTTCTGA GTATCATTTCTGTGATGATTTCTTTGGTGAAGAATCCATATTTTATGACATTTTTGCGG GCCCATTTTCTGTAATTGATGAACACTTCAACTCAATACTTCCAAATTGTTATGATGCTATTGGTGTGATGCTTATGATTCGTATAATACACCAGCACCAG CTTATTATGTCTCGGCGGCGTATTCCATGCTTGGATTCATACTTGGACAAG GTCAATATCGCTCTATGGCCTCGTTTTAAGATGGTGTTTGACCTGCATTTAAACAGCTTGCGTACTGCAAATGTAAAGACATTGTGGGAAGATGATGTTCATCCTCACTATGTCATGAGGCGTTATGCTGAATTCACAGCTTCACTTATCCACCTGAATGTGGAATATGGAGATGGGCAG CttgaattaaatttggaaCGACTGAGAATGGCTATTGACGACTTGCTTATCAAGCTTGCTAAATCATTTCCAAGGCCAAAGCTACAAACCGTGTTTCTGATAAACAACTATGATATGACGATTGCTGTATTGAAG GAGGCTGATCCAGAAGGTGGTAAAATTCAAATGCACTTTGAGGAGCTTCTCAAAAGCAACACAGCATTATTTGTT GAAGAACTACTACTAGAGCACTTCAGTGATTTAATCAAGTTTGTTAAAACCCGAGCCT CGGAGGATCCAAGTGCTAGTTCTGAGAAGCCTATAACTGTTGCGGAGGTTGAGCCGCTTGTGAAGGACTTTGGAAGTAGATGGAAAGCTGCAATCGAACTGATGCACAAAGATGTCATAACTTCTTTCAGCAACTTCTTGTGTGGTATGGAGATCTTGAGGGCGGCATTGACTCAGCTGTTGCTTTATTATACTAGGCTCTCAGATTCCATAAAGAGGATTGTTGGTGGGTCTGCACTTAACAAGGATCTAGTGTCGATATCTTCAATCATGTATGAAATTAGGAAATACTCGAGGACTTTCTAA
- the LOC18789267 gene encoding folate synthesis bifunctional protein, mitochondrial, protein MNICKNLMPTMRQLDGFTKYCRASYFAFIHSSPNFSVEVHAPDQEVVIALGSNVGDRLHNFNEALQLMRKSGIHITRHGCLYETAPAYVTDQPNFLNSAVRAVTQLGPHELLGALKKIEKEMGRTDGIRYGPRPIDLDILFYGKLRVSSEILTVPHERIWERPFVIAPLMDLLGSTIDSDTVACWHSFSMHSGGLFDAWEKLGGETLTGKEGLKRVLPIGEGFWDWSTKTSVMGILNLTPDSFSDGGKFQSVEAAISQVRSMISEGADMIDIGAQSTRPMASRISVQQELDRLIPVLEAVVGMPEAEGKIISVDTFYSEVAAEAVSKGAHIVNDVSAGLLDSNMFRVVAGLKVPYIAMHMRGDPSTMQNSENLKYDNVCKQVASELYSRVREAELIGIPAWRMIIDPGIGFSKNCDHNLDVLMGLPNIRAEIGSESLAMSHAPILIGPSRKKFLGEICSRTAGTERDPATVASVTAAVLGGANIVRVHNVRDNADAVKVCDAMLRQRKSVSPS, encoded by the exons ATGAATATATGCAAGAACCTCATGCCCACCATGAGGCAATTGGATGGTTTCACAAAGTATTGTCGAG CATCATATTTTGCCTTCATACATTCGTCCCCAAACTTCTCAGTAGAAGTTCATGCTCCAGATCAGGAAGTAGTGATTGCTTTAGGAAGCAATGTGGGTGACAGACTGCATAATTTCAATGAAGCTTTGCAGTTAATGAGAAAATCAGGCATACACATCACAAGACATGGTTGTTTATATGAGACAGCACCAGCCTATGTGACTGATCAGCCTAATTTTCTCAACTCTGCTGTTAGAGCTGTTACACAACTTGGGCCTCATGAGTTATTAGGAGCActgaagaaaattgaaaaagaaatgggTCGTACTGACGGTATAAGGTATGGTCCCAGGCCAATTGACTTGGATATATTGTTCTATGGAAAGTTAAGAGTCAGTTCTGAGATTCTTACAGTCCCCCATGAAAGAATTTGGGAAAGACCGTTTGTAATAGCCCCACTAATGGATTTACTGGGGTCAACTATTGACAGTGATACAGTTGCTTGTTGGCATTCTTTCTCAATGCATTCTGGTGGGCTTTTTGATGCCTGGGAGAAATTGGGTGGTGAAACACTCACTGGAAAGGAAGGCCTGAAGAGGGTTTTGCCCATTGGAGAAGGCTTTTGGGACTGGTCAACTAAAACTTCAGTCATGGGTATCCTTAATCTGACCCCAGATAGTTTTAGCGATGGAGGAAAGTTTCAGTCTGTGGAGGCAGCAATTTCTCAAGTTCGCTCAATGATTTCAGAAGGGGCAGATATGATTGATATTGGTGCACAGTCTACGAGGCCAATGGCTTCTAGGATTTCAGTTCAACAAGAATTGGATAGACTAATCCCTGTTTTAGAGGCAGTTGTTGGGATGCCTGAAGCAGAGGGAAAGATTATATCTGTGGATACATTTTATTCAGAAGTTGCTGCAGAAGCAGTAAGCAAAGGGGCACATATTGTGAATGATGTATCTGCTGGGCTGTTGGACTCAAACATGTTTAGGGTTGTTGCAGGCCTTAAGGTTCCCTACATAGCAATGCACATGAGGGGGGATCCATCTACGATGCAGAATAGTGAGAACCTGAAATATGATAATGTTTGTAAGCAGGTTGCCTCTGAGTTATACTCGAGGGTGAGAGAAGCAGAATTAATAGGCATCCCAGCTTGGAGGATGATAATTGACCCTGGAATTGGATTTTCAAAGAACTGTGATCACAATTTGGATGTCTTGATGGGATTACCAAATATTCGAGCAGAGATTGGGAGCGAAAGTTTGGCCATGTCTCATGCACCTATACTGATTGGACCTTCCAGAAAGAAATTTTTAGGTGAAATTTGTAGTCGCACCGCTGGAACTGAGAGAGATCCTGCTACTGTTGCTTCTGTCACTGCTGCAGTTCTGGGCGGAGCAAATATTGTAAGAGTACATAATGTAAGAGATAATGCAGATGCTGTGAAGGTATGCGATGCAATGCTGAGAcagaggaaatctgtttctccaagttaa